The Prunus dulcis chromosome 5, ALMONDv2, whole genome shotgun sequence genomic sequence ATATGGGTTTTTCAACCCACCTTGAGATCTCAATTGAAAAGTTGTAAATATGGTAGGAATATAgttgatttaaaaatatatgggATATGTACTGATCAATATCCAAACCAAATAGAACCAACACCTATTATACATGTCTCCAAGGACTGATTGGATAGGCTTACAATGTCCCTCAATTTGGACTTgcccaaaaataaagcaaacatatttgattatttaaataataataataataataaaaaggagTAAACATATTGGATTGGGACCCACAAACAAGTCATAATAAGTTTGTGTGATTTTTCTTATACAAATGATATTGAAAGCAGAACATGACTTTAAGTGCACGTGTAACTAGTCTAAACCACTTGAACTACAAGCTCTTTACGTAAGAAGCTTGTACTTCTTTACAGCATCTTACAAACTTTTGTTAGTCAGCTGATCTTTCAACAATTATTGGCAACCTTATAATATTGGGAACTTTTGGGATGACCTCAACAAGTTGATTATATGTACACACATGCATACAAAATCTTGAAATGAGGCCATGCCCAGTTAGACCTTCCTCAAAGTTTCAACATGGGTACCCACCACTGTAAATATTCTATATTTCTATTGGTGATCTTTTGAAGAACAGAACAAAATGTTTCCATGATTTGATGAAGTACAGATGCTTTCAAAAGctagaaataaaaattaagtcGGCAAGCATAATGCATAAGCCAATATTAAGTCGTGTATATCTAAGCCATATCCGTTTGTTTTTTGGTCGAAGAAaaagatggagaagaaagaaatgcaTCAAGCCATCATTGAAGCTTAATTAAATAGTCAACCTGAGATTATGGGGTCTGAGGTTTCAATCAGTGGAAGTTTTTTGTCATCTTTTTTCTGGTGCCAAAGGTGTCAAAGCCACGTGCAGGCACGGTGCCATTGCTGAATGTTCCAAAAACCACAGCTGGGTTGAGTGTGCGTGTGCAGACCTCACGGCCATTGCTTTTTTTCCACAGGGGACAAAGAACGCCCTCCCTCCATTCTCATTCACAGGTGATCCTCCCTGCACTGATTAGCTTCctctcaatttcttttctgATTAGGTTTGCCAAGGAAAACTTTGATCATCTGTGTCTTTTACTTAATGATTCAAATTTAATGTTGACAAGTAATTGCTGGATTTGATGTATTGATCAAGCATATAATGAGGACATTGttatacaaaaacaaagactAGCTTCACATGTTATGTCTACAGAACCCAATAAACCAAGCAAAATGTACAGAGAGTGGCacataaaatatatgtataagtCATAAACTTTTAGACTTGTACTTTCTCGAGCTATACAATTCTAATTATTTTATGGGTCGATTAAAAGGTCGTcgtgtgtatatatttatagaatCGAATAAAAGAGTTGAACATATGAGCATTTCAGTGGGTGAAATAGTAAAAAAGTGAGCGAATTATTTAACTTTTAGTTCGACcgtcaaaaaaatattactcGTTAAAACGAGTcatttgatgtgattttgctTATGTGAAAAAAGGATACGTAGAAGCGAAACTCTATGATTGTCAAATGCAAAGGAATCTTCTTGACTTTTATGACCCATCATGCTCAAGAAACAACAccaatgttttgttttgtttttcttcggCAGCTATCATTTCCTACTAAAAAAGGGGTGTTGCTTGACCCACAAATGTACAACTTACAGATTCCCAATGGTCCAATTTAACCACTTCATTTCATGGAGAGTAAAGGATAAGGTCAGCTAGCAAAGCCAATGCTTGTGAAGTAGGCAATCATATATATGGTTATAGTTGTGATCAATATTGTAATTCATTTCCCACCTCTATATCAAGCACTTTCTGCCTTCCTAGCACTtcaaaaatcttatttattaGTTGGTACTTTTGCAAGTGgttgatttatatataaactaaAGACATATCAGATATTTTTACCGTTAGGTGTGGAATTTCCATTGACGAGATGTATTTATGTGCTTTTGGAATTTGTGGGCTAGTGTGAATATATTGAGGAAGAGGATAGCCTGTCTGATATCAGTTGCTGAATTGTGGGCTACATATTCAGGAAGGCAAACACATGCATATTTTCTGGCTGTCCTGTTCAGTACAAAGGGTCTAAATTATCAGCTAAACAAAAAGACAAGGACCAACATTTGTCAAGATTTATGTGATTTCTATAGCCAATCCAGTCCCATCATCCATTGCAGTAGCTACCTAGAAGGGAAGGATTGAAATAAAAGAGCTCCAAGGTGATTTCATCATGCATTGATTCctttttaacctttttttctttctatgtgTACAACATCTTCATGCTAGAAGTGGCAAGTTATTATTTAGATTTTATCCCATTTTCTCTGTTTGCCTAACAAATAAGCGGACCCCCAAGAAGTGGCAAGTAAATACCTTGCTGGGTTCTTACAAAGGACTTGCTGTAATTTGAGTAGTGCAGAGACAGTAAAACTGAAAGCCATCGGCATGGATTTGGAagcaagagagaagaaggagattgagagagaggacGTGGAAGACGAGACAGTAATCGAACCTGAGGAGTTAGCTGGGACAATCCTTCCATGGACAGAGCAGATAACGGTACGGGGAGTCGTTGCAAGCATAGTGATTGGAATGGTGTACAGTGTGATAGCCATGAAGCTAAACCTCACAACTGGGATTGTTCCTAACCTCAATGTCTCTGCTGCTCTCCTTGCCTTTGTGTTTATCCGGACATGGACAAACCTGCTTCAAAAGGCAGGATTTGAATCAAGACCCTTCACCCGGCAAGAGAATACTATGATACAGACTTGTGCAGTTGCATGTTATAGTATTGCTGTGGGAGGTATTTGGCTTTCACATATTAAACTAAGCTTTGTTATTagttctcttttcttcttctttaagttgttctaatttataattaatctTAATCATTATATATCTTTATGCTTTTGGGATACGCAGGTGGATTTGCATCCTATCTCTTGGGATTAAACAAGAAGACATATGAGTTGTCCGGGGTGAACACAGAGGGAAACTCTGCATCTGATGTCAAGGAACCTGGGCTTGTTTGGATGACTGGTTTCCTTTTTCTAGTCTGCTTTGTTGGCCTTTTTGTCTTAATTCCTCTCAGGAAGGTATTTCTATATTGGTCTTTTAGTCTTCAGTTTCTTGTTCAACTTTTTCTGATATATATGATTTCTTTTGCCTTGAACTTTGaagtagatttttttttaagggacTTTCCTTCCTTCACAGATCATGATAGTTGACCTGAAATTAACATATCCAAGTGGTTTGGCAACTGCTGTTCTCATCAATGGCTTCCACACTCAGGGAGATAAGATGGCTAAGTAAACATCTTCCACAAgtactcttctttttcttcatagaAAGACATGTTAGAATCAAACCTCAACAGAAATTTCTGACCATTTGCAGGAAGCAAGTGCATGGCTTCATGAAGTACTTTTCAGTCAGCTTCTTGTGGGGATTTTTCAAGTGGTTTTACAGTGCCAAAGAAGAATGTGGATTCGCCCAATTCCCCACATTCGGATTGCAAGCTTGGAAACACACGTACGTATCAATGGATTTTCTTCAATCACTCTTTTCCCTTGCTTCTGCTAGCTGTAACTGATCCTTTGCAAATTGTGGCTACTATTGATTGCAGATTCTACTTCGATTTTAGTATGACGTTTGTTGGAGCAGGCATGATATGTTCCCATCTAGTAAACTTGTCCTTGCTTCTTGGATCTGTGCTCTCTTTCGGAGTAATGTGGCCGCTTCTTGGCCAGCTCAAGGGACACTGGTTTTCTGAGAGTTTAGATGAATATGACATGAAGAGTTTATATGGTTACAAGGTTTCCCTCAACCCTTTAAATTTCTATCCACTTTGTCCTTGTCTTGACAAAAACTTCCCTATCACCGGTTGTATACAATAAATCATATGTCTGTCTCTCTCATCCACgcgatgagagagagagagagatttatgATTGTACACGACCGGTTATCTCATACTCACTGACTCACTGTTTTCCATAAACCCCTTTTCAGGTTTTTCTATCGGTTGCTCTAATCCTTGGCGATGGACTTTACAATTTCATCAAGATACTGATTTCAACCATCGTTAACATTCATGACAGAATGAAAAACAAGAATCTCAACTTGGGTAATGAGAGCGGCCTTACAATTCCCTTTCACCAAGAATCTTAATATGTTATTTAGTTAACAGTTATATTAGTGGTTCTCACAGAGACGCACTAAAGTTTTTACTAATCACCAACATTAACTCTATGACATATCCACTTCTCTTCCTGCAGCTCTGGATGGCCAGGTGAAGCcaattgaagaaaaacaaaatgaaatcttCCTCAGTGAAAATATTCCCATGTGGGTTGGAGTTGCCGGATATGTTGTCTTCTCCATAATTTCCATAATCGCTATCCCGATGATGTTCCCGGAACTTAAATGGTATTATGTCATTGTAGCCTACATGCTTGCTCCATCTCTTGCATTCTGCAATGCATATGGAGCTGGTCTTACTGATATAAACATGGCCTATAACTACGGAAAAGTTGCCCTCTTTGTGCTAGCAGCATTGACCGGAAAAGAACACGGTGTGGTGGCGGGGCTTGCTGGGTGTGGCCTCATCAAATCAGTTGTTTCTGTGGCTTGTATTCTGATGCAGGATCTCAAGACAGCCCATCTAACTTTCACCTCTCCTAGAGCAATGTTTGTGAGCCAAACCCTTGGCACTGCGTTAGGCTGTGTCACAGCTCCTctcagcttcttcttgttctacAAGGCATTTGATGTGGGAAACCCAAATGGAGAGTTCAAAGCGCCTTATGCGTTGATCTACAGAAACATGGCAATTCTAGGTGTTCAAGGCTTCTCGGCGCTGCCTCAGCATTGCCTGCAGCTCTGTTATGGCTTCTTTGCTTTCGCAGTGATAGTTAACCTGGTTCGAGATTTTTCACCCAAGATTGGAAAATATATGCCACTTCCCATGGTCATGGGTGTGCCATTTTTAGTTGGGGCTTACTTTGCCATTGATATGTGTATCGGAAGTCTGATCGTTTTCACATGGCACAAGCTTGACAGCAAGAAGGCTGTGCTGATGGTTCCGGCAGTTGCTTCCGGATTAATTTGTGGGGAAGGGCTGTGGACTCTCCCAGCTTCAGTTCTTGCTCTGGCCAAAGTAAAAGCACCCATGTGCatgaaatttttgggttcctagtTTGAAGGGATTTACAAATGTGGTCAATGAGAAATGGTGAAAAGGGCACTTCATAGCGATAGATAGTTTGATTCTAAAAAATGTGACAGGATGTTATTTAGTACGAGGAAAATGGTAAGAAGTTGTATCcctaaacaataaaaaatttctccttGTCCCCATCCCACTTTGGTGGGCGATTGACCACCACTTAACAATATTCCTCTAcaattttacttttgttgAATGGGGATAGTGGCTCACAGCCTCATACGAATTGGTGCgatattttgtgataaaacgAAAAAACTCTTCCTAGAAACACCTTCATGTCTTTGAGAAAGCCTTCAGTAGGGCATATCGTATACCCTTCATGGTGTGCAAGGAAGCGCATACGTTTGCTATGCCGGTGACACTCGTGATAATCGGCTCTCTTTCATACGGAGAGCAGCCAGATCCAGCTCAATGCGAATGGTGCTCAGTTAAAGGATGAGATACAGACATCAAAAGAGAGATAAAAAGAGTTGCAACTGTATGTAAATGTCAGTTTTCCTTTTAGCTTTCTAGAGATAGAACCACCAATTGAGTAAAATAATCTGACCATTCagagaaaaaaatgtattGAACGTATccaaattttataatatacaGATTTTATTTGAACAAGTCATCCTCaatacaaaaattatacatcactcaaaacaaaatcatggaACTGGTgatacatttaaaaaataaataaataaaaaaatcagccTGTTGTAATACCTGCCAGAACCTCACTCTTACCCCGCGCATAGATTGTGTAAACTAGACGGATTGCATCAAGCCATCCGTCAAGGAACTCCCATGAATCAGCAACCTGGAGGTTGAACATTCACGTTAGAATGggtttttaatataaaaaggcaATGTTTTCTGCGCACTTTTTATGCACTTGACAGAATGCCAATACAATTTTAATGATTTGTCGACATTTTCTAATCATCATTCTACTCATATAAAGGATTTCTCTGTAACAAAAGGTGTTCCTTACCAGATAGACAGGTCCATGAATTGTATCAATGCAGAGGCCTGCACCAGGTGGTAAAGTCAGATCACCACATGATGAAACAGACACGATATCTGGAATGTCAACTTTTATAGCAGCTTCTCCTGATCTGCCAGAGATGCTTTGTTTTTGCTCACCTTTGTTAACCTGCTGAATggaagtaaataaataaaaagaacacaTATAATAACAAATAGATGAAGAATATACCTGAAGTACAATGTACACCTAATTCTGAGATTCACTGTGCACATCATATTTCTTTACTTAATACAATAAAAAACTGATAAAGAATTACCTGTTGAAGCCCTTCATTATTCAAAACAAATTGTGATCGTTTCCAATCACTATGAGGTGCAATTGATTTCCCCACTGGTGGTGCAGTAAGATATCCAACTTTGAGATAAGGTAAAGGAAGCTGTAAAGATTGAGTTCTATTAGAACATATAcgcaacccaaaaaaaaaaagcaggaACTAAACGACATCAAAGTACGACCACTGAGAGCTATGGGACTGAATGACTAGCTTAAATCTCACGTGCATCATCCCCAGCCAAAGGTGAGGTCCAAAACGAGTATGCACATCATGTATAATTCCATAATAAGGACCATTTCTCATGGAGAACAGCTAGACACCAATCTCATAACtgaccaaaaaatatttatccaaaAGCCTAGAGAGTTTATGGCAGAAATTGGTATTATTACTTACCATGGATCGCACCAGCCGCAAGGCACTACTGTAAACCTGTAAGTAATTAATCACAAAAACTTAGCATGAACAATCGAAGTTCACATCCTTAAACATCAaggggaaaataaaattaagcgAATCCCGTGTCTCTCTAACTTAAGTGTTGTTGTTTTCTCCCTCTATGGTATAATTGGGTATtctattttgagaaaatatcAAATGAAGTTGACCGAGAAAGAAAACCATAGGATCCTTACATTGTAATTTGGTTTCAAAGCATGTGCAGCTGCAATGTAGATAGCAGATTGACTGTACAACTCATTAGGTGAAACTTCTTTGGGATTGCCAGATCCCCCAGTTCTTAGTGTGTCCTCTGCTAATCCATACTGAAagtaggaagaagaaaagttttgGTGATTCAAGTTACATGGGATTATTAGATAAAAGAACTAGTGATCTCTTGTTACCCAGTATAGAGGAAACTGATCCTTTTAATTTATGGAGTATTGCATTATCCTAAATTATTAAGGATGAGTAACAAACTAACCAATACAGTTCCAAGGTTGTAAATTGCTCGATGAAAATCAAACTGCAACTGAATAGCTGCGCGGAACTGCAACAGAGGAAAGTGAAATAAGTCATGGCAGTATAAATCAGGAACTTACACTTCAGAcatgaaaataattttctgGTTTTCCCACCAAATTCAATCAATCATTCTGATGTCTCCAAACAACCATAATACCTTACTAATTGCAGTTCTTACAATTGTTTGCTTTTCTCGTGCAGGAACAATCGCGCTGAGTTCCTAAATTGCataatcaaagaagaaaaaagtcaAACTGGAGTTTGTAACATAGAACATAAATACATGCTGAGCAAGGGGAAAATTCAACAAGATTTTCTCTCTTCTAAAAGAAGCTAAATTAAAAGCCAATACTAATGAAACTTAAGATACCTGCAGAGCAAGTCCCCAGTTGTTAAGTGCCTGAAAGATATAACATGGAGTTAGTACAAAGAAACAAGAGGCAAACAACTACATTGGGTTCCTTTCATCTGGCCAGAAGGACTTCAtaactctctccctctctctggAAGAGGGTTTAAAGAAAATGGCAATAAGATCAACAGTCAtataagaggaaaaaaatgtACAAGAAGTTGGTTTTCTCAGAATATGATAAGAAATTGGAAAAGGCCTAATACAACAATTTCTTGAGTCATACCTGGGGACTGTTCCAGTTGAGCAAAACAgctttttcataattttttgtagCCTGCAAATCAAATTAAGAGATGGTATAAATCACTTCACCCTTTTGACATTATGTTTTCTTGCAGAAAAAAAGAACTCAAGTTGGTTATGATTTGAAGGGAAATGAGAACTATTCCAACGTGATGCCAGCACAACACCGCCATATCTGACGAGAAACAAAATTGCTTTAAGTAACAGACTCCTAAGTTCCTAATTTCCTAAAGCTCATAAAGATCACCTAGTCCTTAAGTCCTAACATTACAACAAAATGAGGCAGATAAAAAGTAGCAGATTATTCATATTAAATGCTATTCACTTTTGAATATTAGAGTCATATCCAGCTTCCAAGTGTTAGAATCCATTTGCCACAACAGCGGCAGAAGAAACTAACAAGAGCAGAACCTTTTCTAAGACTCTGTATATCTTGCAAGGCTGAAGTACTGCAGTTGTAATCTAACCTGCTTCCATAGTTCTTCAGCTTCCTTTGTACGACCACGCATTTTTGCCCGATCAGAGATAGCAATAGCCCAATTATAGAAAGCCTGGCAAGCAATGATAACACATTATTTTCACACAAGTGatataattaataagaaaTTATCAAGTAATGATAGCACTTTTGAGATCACTAATTTCACCAGCCACCTAATGAGATTATATTGACAAAGGATATGCAAACATACATCATGAAGTGTTGGGCATAGATGAGTAGCCTCATCATATTTTTTGCAAGCCTCCTCAAGCAAAGCATCTTTAGAAGGAGAAGTAGAATCTAAACTAACATTATCTGCACTTTCCTGCATTCCAAACGAGGATTGATTAACAGAGTAATTCGCACTGATACAATTCAGAGGAAGACAAAATGTGcttaaaaataagaatttcAATTGAAACTTCCTGTTATGAAATCATTTATAGAGAAACTGAAACATCTAAGCATACATTATTGGAGGAGAGAGCCAACATATGTAAGGTAACTTTAGCATTTTTCATTCCAAAAATATGACCCAGTCAGAAAACGTTGACTCATGTAGAGTGAGTGGGAAAATGTTGACTAATGTAGAATGAGTGATGTTCTCAAGCTTAGGATACCACATATAGCAGTAGACAGAGTTTCAATGAGCATATTGTTCTTACTATCACTTGCCTCCAACCCTTATAAAATAACATGATTTTCGCAACTCTCTTgctaataaataatttaaaacaaagaaagccATCTGGTTGAaatttaattatcaaaacaATAACTAAATCCAACCAGGAATCAAACAAGACAGTATCTCAAACCTGAAGAACCAGTGCCCAATTGTATAGCGCATCATAATCATCTGGATTTCTCTCTATTGCACTAGCATACCTACACAATTTACATACAAAAAAGAATTTCAGGAAATCAGCACTCCAGGAAAACAACCTgtggtataaaataaaaaattaaaaggaagTGTGATCGTGCACATAGCAAACAACTCAAGCTTTGTTTTGGTagtaaattataaaattataccATTACCTACCAAGCTGACaagtaagaagaaaagataaagaagacAGTACCTCTTGGCAGCAAAAGTAAGAACCCGTTGGCGAGACCGACCATCATCATCGGCACCTGTGACGCTATTGATCAACTCCATTGCAGCATTGTTCTGCTCTGAGTGTTCCTGTGGGCTTTCTTCACTGATACAATTCAAACCCACAAATTGGTGGCAAATAAgttgtaaataaattattaacaaAGTATTAAGGTTATCCACTACACTGACCATATAAAAGTTACATTTTTGCCGCCCCAACCAcaaatttcattcataataGTTTGATATGAgactaaaactgaaaaaatttAGTCAAAAACAGTTACATGCTAATCAACCATAACCAATTTGAAGTGAAACTTCTATGATTCTTTGTCAGAATTTCCGTCTTAGAAAACCCGAAAGTGGGTATTGCAGGCAAATATTACGAATTGGAGCAATTGTCTACATATAACCGAAATTCAAGCATAAAAAACAGCACTTTGCACAATTGCACCACTAAAAGAAATGCAGaaacaataaaatgaaatgaaatgaaggAATGCAAACCTGTAACTGTATGGGGAGCTAGAATCATTAGCGACGTCGTTCGATTGGTCATTTTTCAAGCCACCGAGCAACTCTCTCATTGTGAATGTACGGCTTCCTTCGTCCTTTTTCAGCTCTGGATGCGCACTTGCTTGGTTATTCGATTGGATCGCGGCTTCTACGACTTCATCCACTTTCGGATCCGCACCATCGGTTACCACTGCTTCTGGTTCAGGTTGGAGTTCCGGTTTAGCTTCGGGCTCTGGAACCGGCTCGGGTTTAGCTTTGGGCTCTGGCACGGGTTCTGGTTTAGCTTCAGGCTGTGCCACTGGTTCTGATTCGGAATCGGGTTTCGGATTTGTCGTCGGGTCCGGTTCGAGTCCGTTCTGGGACTGGGGTTCTTCCGGCGCCGTGGACATTGTGAGAGATCGGACGAGCGATGAGATTTCTAAGATTGATCCGACTGCGAACACACAGAAGGGTCGTCGAGAGATGAGATCCGGTTGTTTCAAAGACTAAGACTGAGGGAAGctaaacaaaatatcaaaaatacGCAGCTCTACGGATAAGGAGggattaaataaataaagtaacCAA encodes the following:
- the LOC117627168 gene encoding protein HLB1, whose product is MSTAPEEPQSQNGLEPDPTTNPKPDSESEPVAQPEAKPEPVPEPKAKPEPVPEPEAKPELQPEPEAVVTDGADPKVDEVVEAAIQSNNQASAHPELKKDEGSRTFTMRELLGGLKNDQSNDVANDSSSPYSYSEESPQEHSEQNNAAMELINSVTGADDDGRSRQRVLTFAAKRYASAIERNPDDYDALYNWALVLQESADNVSLDSTSPSKDALLEEACKKYDEATHLCPTLHDAFYNWAIAISDRAKMRGRTKEAEELWKQATKNYEKAVLLNWNSPQALNNWGLALQELSAIVPAREKQTIVRTAISKFRAAIQLQFDFHRAIYNLGTVLYGLAEDTLRTGGSGNPKEVSPNELYSQSAIYIAAAHALKPNYNVYSSALRLVRSMLPLPYLKVGYLTAPPVGKSIAPHSDWKRSQFVLNNEGLQQVNKGEQKQSISGRSGEAAIKVDIPDIVSVSSCGDLTLPPGAGLCIDTIHGPVYLVADSWEFLDGWLDAIRLVYTIYARGKSEVLAGITTG
- the LOC117627167 gene encoding metal-nicotianamine transporter YSL1 yields the protein MDLEAREKKEIEREDVEDETVIEPEELAGTILPWTEQITVRGVVASIVIGMVYSVIAMKLNLTTGIVPNLNVSAALLAFVFIRTWTNLLQKAGFESRPFTRQENTMIQTCAVACYSIAVGGGFASYLLGLNKKTYELSGVNTEGNSASDVKEPGLVWMTGFLFLVCFVGLFVLIPLRKIMIVDLKLTYPSGLATAVLINGFHTQGDKMAKKQVHGFMKYFSVSFLWGFFKWFYSAKEECGFAQFPTFGLQAWKHTFYFDFSMTFVGAGMICSHLVNLSLLLGSVLSFGVMWPLLGQLKGHWFSESLDEYDMKSLYGYKVFLSVALILGDGLYNFIKILISTIVNIHDRMKNKNLNLALDGQVKPIEEKQNEIFLSENIPMWVGVAGYVVFSIISIIAIPMMFPELKWYYVIVAYMLAPSLAFCNAYGAGLTDINMAYNYGKVALFVLAALTGKEHGVVAGLAGCGLIKSVVSVACILMQDLKTAHLTFTSPRAMFVSQTLGTALGCVTAPLSFFLFYKAFDVGNPNGEFKAPYALIYRNMAILGVQGFSALPQHCLQLCYGFFAFAVIVNLVRDFSPKIGKYMPLPMVMGVPFLVGAYFAIDMCIGSLIVFTWHKLDSKKAVLMVPAVASGLICGEGLWTLPASVLALAKVKAPMCMKFLGS